A single Hyperolius riggenbachi isolate aHypRig1 chromosome 12, aHypRig1.pri, whole genome shotgun sequence DNA region contains:
- the LOC137542021 gene encoding uncharacterized protein — protein sequence MGGLLSSIYQALTNFSGTKARILMLGLDAAGKTTVLYKLKLNETVCTIPTVGFNVETVEPIRNVSFTVWDVGGQDKIRALWKHYYVNTDGLVFVVDSADPERFLEAQTELNAILEHDEMRGVPFVVMANKQDLPGARKPMEVAEALGLMKIKGHQWHVQGCCAATGEGLVEGLEVLTNLVKQFQKNRTF from the coding sequence atgggtggcctcctgagcagcATCTACCAAGCTCTTACAAACTTCTCTGGCACCAAAGCTCGGATCCTAATGCTGGGTCTGGATGCAGCTGGAAAGACCACAGTTCTGTACAAGCTGAAGCTGAATGAGACTGTCTGTACAATCCCTACTGTCGGATTCAATGTCGAGACTGTGGAGCCCATCCGCAATGTGTCCTTCACCGTATGGGATGTGGGAGGTCAGGACAAGATCCGAGCACTGTGGAAGCACTACTATGTTAATACAGATGGGCTGGTGTTTGTTGTGGACAGTGCTGACCCAGAGAGGTTTCTGGAGGCCCAGACAGAACTCAATGCCATTCTGGAACACGATGAGATGAGAGGTGTGCCCTTCGTGGTGATGGCCAATAAGCAAGATCTCCCAGGTGCCAGGAAGCCCATGGAGGTGGCAGAGGCATTGGGGCTGATGAAGATCAAAGGACATCAGTGGCATGTCCAGGGGTGTTGTGCAGCCACTGGTGAAGGACTGGTGGAGGGACTGGAGGTTCTCACCAACCTGGTGAAGCAGTTTCAGAAGAACAGGACATTCTGA